From Pseudonocardia autotrophica, one genomic window encodes:
- a CDS encoding LysR family transcriptional regulator, with translation METRELRYFVAVAEELHFGRAAHRLGMAQPPLSRAIRRLERRLGAPLLLRTSRTVALTEAGEVLLQEGRAALDAVDAADRRTRRAALGAHPGLVLVVKAAAAGEFLATLLEAYAVEPGAVGVDVQLCGVGEQEPMLRDGRADVALLHLPHDSADGFDTEVLHTERQVAVLPAGHPLASRARVRLAEVTALPGLPMPRWPDPDGRYPDGPGPQVRDSTQLYRLIALGRAAAVLPESVRTHLRDDLAAVPVDDAAPVTTVIAWPAHCRSRAVADLVRVASAVAGGQRPNRSPSR, from the coding sequence GTGGAGACGCGGGAGCTGCGGTACTTCGTGGCCGTCGCGGAGGAGTTGCACTTCGGGCGGGCCGCGCACCGGCTCGGGATGGCGCAGCCTCCGCTGTCGCGGGCGATCCGCCGGCTCGAACGACGCCTCGGCGCCCCGCTGCTGCTGCGGACCAGCCGTACGGTCGCGCTGACCGAGGCGGGCGAGGTGTTGCTGCAGGAGGGCCGGGCCGCGCTGGACGCCGTGGACGCGGCGGACCGCCGCACCCGGCGTGCCGCGCTCGGCGCCCACCCCGGGCTGGTCCTGGTCGTGAAGGCGGCGGCCGCGGGCGAGTTCCTGGCGACGCTGCTGGAGGCCTACGCCGTCGAGCCCGGCGCCGTGGGCGTCGACGTGCAGCTGTGCGGCGTCGGCGAGCAGGAACCGATGCTGCGCGACGGCCGCGCCGACGTCGCGTTGCTGCACCTGCCGCACGACTCGGCGGACGGGTTCGACACCGAGGTGCTGCACACGGAGAGGCAGGTCGCCGTGCTGCCGGCGGGGCACCCGCTGGCCTCGCGTGCCCGGGTGCGCCTGGCCGAGGTCACCGCGCTGCCCGGGCTGCCGATGCCGCGCTGGCCCGATCCGGACGGCCGCTACCCGGACGGCCCCGGCCCGCAGGTCCGGGACAGCACGCAGCTCTACCGGCTGATCGCGCTCGGCCGGGCCGCGGCCGTCCTGCCGGAATCGGTCCGCACCCACCTGCGCGACGACCTCGCCGCGGTGCCCGTCGACGACGCCGCCCCGGTGACGACCGTGATCGCCTGGCCGGCGCACTGCCGGTCCCGGGCCGTCGCCGACCTGGTCCGGGTCGCGTCGGCCGTGGCCGGCGGTCAGCGGCCGAACAGGTCCCCGTCGAGGTAG
- a CDS encoding GNAT family N-acetyltransferase encodes MLVAGRAEPTGFLVGERRPAHGLGPGPAAAELQSMVVRPGHRGAGIGAELVTAFAAWASGGGARALSVTAAAGNTRASSSPTSRRRPSMRSSGWATPGCRRRGGSPAPTPGSAARA; translated from the coding sequence GTGCTCGTCGCCGGGCGGGCGGAGCCGACCGGTTTCCTGGTCGGCGAGCGCAGGCCCGCGCACGGCCTCGGGCCGGGCCCGGCCGCCGCGGAGCTGCAGAGCATGGTCGTCCGGCCGGGACACCGCGGCGCCGGGATCGGGGCGGAGCTCGTCACGGCGTTCGCGGCCTGGGCGTCCGGCGGCGGCGCCCGGGCCCTGTCGGTGACGGCGGCGGCCGGCAACACCCGGGCGAGTTCCTCTCCTACCTCGCGGCGGCGCCCGTCTATGCGCTCTTCGGGATGGGCGACACCGGGCTGCCGTCGACGAGGTGGAAGCCCGGCACCGACACCGGGTTCCGCGGCGCGGGCATGA